From the genome of Asterias amurensis chromosome 17, ASM3211899v1, one region includes:
- the LOC139949757 gene encoding uncharacterized protein, translating into MASNITVQSVLAEISQDHLECPICSARFKQPKLLECSHSFCLECLQQLRQNSPRTTRLSCPVCRKETLLKENGIDGLKTDFKTISLIEAIETKETRLKQQQGKQVPSQEFVSKCSKHTANDLIMYCETCNKLICTTCIAKDHRTHPVIELSEASDKSKQHATELLAEVRQSITTFNIAIQEIDTSRKTLDSMFAATKEKISKKADEEIAKEAARIREEKQKLIQEAEQIYKDRVKTMQTARATNSKEKNKAEHKQDEVNQLMDQRIKIVHHIEQLLQDLKEYREKKSTKLPDGLSYMDFKEDKKSLGRLVLNDDQRVESAISAQATKPTFQSMKHFKQDKWTLKRKINEYKNIKQKMVKINRARDVAAYSYSDIVVADWNYTSLIKIPAESNPQSYVVSQELSIQGLTRPGRVTVNTNDELIVLDDETVKIFNRIYQLLHQFNPGSEPSCIAVDDNNLIAVGYYDKAEIFLHKPHGSLIRTLPAPGIGGYLTTYKQRLIYTNWNDNKLVSVTYNGEMVFSVDINQPGWPQGVCCDKDGSIYVAVQRGLFSSPGDIHHYSPDGKYIGCIIKDCDSPCGITFTPAGDLVVATEKSVQIYQHE; encoded by the coding sequence ATGGCATCCAATATAACAGTTCAGTCAGTGCTAGCAGAGATAAGTCAGGATCATCTTGAATGTCCAATTTGCAGTGCACGCTTCAAGCAACCGAAACTACTGGAGTGTTCTCATTCATTTTGTCTTGAATGCCTTCAACAACTCAGACAGAATAGTCCAAGAACTACAAGGCTTTCATGTCCAGTGTGTAGAAAAGAAactcttttaaaagaaaatggcaTTGATGGTCTGAAAACAGACTTTAAAACCATTTCATTGATAGAAGCAATTGAAACTAAGGAAACCCGACTGAAACAGCAGCAAGGAAAACAAGTACCCAGTCAGGAGTTTGTTTCCAAGTGTAGCAAGCATACTGCCAATGATCTTATCATGTATTGTGAAACATGCAATAAACTGATATGTACAACTTGCATTGCTAAAGACCACAGAACGCACCCTGTAATAGAACTGAGTGAAGCTTCagacaaaagtaaacaacatgCCACAGAACTTCTAGCAGAAGTAAGACAGAGTATCACAACCTTCAACATTGCCATTCAGGAAATAGATACATCTCGTAAGACACTAGACTCTATGTTTGCTGCCACCAAAGAGAAAATCTCCAAGAAGGCTGATGAGGAGATTGCCAAGGAGGCTGCCAGGATCAGAGAGGAGAAGCAGAAACTGATACAAGAGGCAGAACAGATTTATAAAGACAGAGTCAAGACAATGCAAACTGCACGAGCTACAAACAGCAAAGAGAAGAACAAAGCAGAGCACAAGCAGGATGAGGTAAATCAACTCATGGATCAACGGATCAAGATTGTTCATCACATTGAACAACTCTTACAAGACCTCAAAGAATACAGAGAGaagaaatcaacaaaattaCCCGATGGGTTGAGCTATATGGACTTTAAAGAAGACAAGAAATCACTAGGGAGACTGGTGCTGAATGATGATCAACGAGTAGAATCAGCAATTTCTGCTCAGGCCACAAAGCCAACATTTCAATCCATGAAACACTTCAAACAAGATAAATGgacattaaaaagaaaaattaatgaaTACaagaacataaaacaaaaaatggtgaAGATTAATCGTGCAAGGGATGTTGCTGCATACTCTTATAGTGATATTGTTGTGGCAGATTGGAATTATACCAGCTTGATTAAAATACCAGCAGAGAGCAACCCTCAATCCTATGTTGTCTCACAAGAACTATCAATCCAAGGTCTTACCAGACCAGGCAGAGTGACTGTGAATACGAATGATGAGCTCATTGTTCTAGATGATGAAACAGTCAAGATCTTCAATAGGATTTATCAGCTCCTCCACCAGTTCAATCCAGGCAGTGAACCATCATGTATTGCAGTGGATGACAACAATCTGATAGCAGTGGGTTATTATGACAAGGCAGAGATCTTTCTACACAAACCACATGGATCCCTCATCAGAACACTGCCTGCTCCAGGGATTGGTGGATACTTGACTACCTACAAACAGCGACTCATCTACACCAACTGGAATGACAATAAGTTAGTATCAGTAACCTACAATGGTGAAATGGTATTCTCAGTAGATATCAATCAGCCTGGGTGGCCTCAGGGTGTATGTTGTGACAAGGATGGCAGCATCTATGTTGCTGTACAGAGAGGACTATTCTCATCACCAGGTGATATCCATCATTACAGTCCTGATGGCAAGTACATTGGATGTATCATCAAGGATTGTGATTCTCCCTGTGgtatcacattcacaccagCTGGTGATCTGGTTGTGGCTACAGAAAAATCAGTTCAAATCTATCAGCATGAGTAA